Proteins from a single region of Ailuropoda melanoleuca isolate Jingjing chromosome 15, ASM200744v2, whole genome shotgun sequence:
- the MAPK12 gene encoding mitogen-activated protein kinase 12, with protein MSSPPPARRGFYRQEVTKTAWEVRAVYQDLQPVGSGAYGAVCSAVDSRTGAKVAIKKLYRPFQSELFAKRAYRELRLLKHMRHENVIGLLDVFTPDETLDDFTDFYLVMPFMGTDLGKLMKHEKLSEDRIQFLVYQMLKGLKYIHAAGVIHRDLKPGNLAVNEDCELKILDFGLARQADSEMTGYVVTRWYRAPEVILNWMRYTQTVDVWSAGCIMAEMITGKTLFKGSDHLDQLKEIMKVTGTPPADFVQRLQSADAKNYMEGLPELEKKDFASILTNASPLAVNLLEKMLVLDAERRVTAAEALTHPYFESLRDTEDEPKAQKYDESFDDMDRTLDEWKRVTYKEVLSFKPPLQLGTKVSKETAL; from the exons ATGAGCTCTCCGCCGCCCGCCCGCAGGGGCTTCTACCGCCAGGAGGTGACCAAGACGGCTTGGGAGGTGCGCGCCGTGTACCAGGACCTGCAGCCCGTGGGCTCCGGCGCCTACGGCGCGGTGTG CTCGGCCGTGGACAGCCGCACGGGCGCCAAGGTGGCCATCAAGAAGCTGTACCGGCCCTTCCAGTCGGAGCTCTTCGCCAAGCGCGCCTACCGCGAGCTGCGCCTGCTCAAGCACATGCGCCACGAGAAC GTCATCGGGCTGCTGGACGTGTTCACGCCTGATGAAACCCTGGATGATTTCACAGACTT TTACCTGGTGATGCCGTTCATGGGGACTGACCTGGGAAAGCTCATGAAGCACGAGAAACTGAGCGAGGACCGAATCCAGTTCCTTGTCTACCAGATGCTGAAGGGGCTGAAG TACATCCACGCTGCTGGCGTCATCCACAGG GACCTGAAGCCTGGCAACCTGGCCGTGAATGAGGACTGTGAGCTGAAg ATTCTGGACTTCGGCCTGGCGAGGCAGGCAGACAGCGAAATGACTGGGTATGTGGTGACCCGGTGGTATCGGGCACCCGAGGTCATCTTGAACTGGATGCGCTACACACAGACAG TGGACGTCTGGTCAGCGGGCTGCATCATGGCGGAGATGATCACGGGGAAGACGCTGTTTAAGGGCAGTGACC ACCTGGACCAGCTGAAGGAGATCATGAAGGTGACAGGGACGCCTCCCGCTGACTTTGTGCAGAGGCTGCAGAGTGCGGAC GCAAAGAACTACATGGAGGGCCTCCCCGAGTTGGAGAAGAAGGATTTTGCCTCCATCCTGACTAATGCAAGCCCTCTGG CTGTGAACCTCCTGGAGAAAATGCTGGTGCTAGATGCAGAGCGGCGGGTGACGGCGGCCGAGGCGCTGACCCACCCCTACTTTGAGTCACTGCGCGACACGGAGGACGAGCCCAAGGCCCAGAAGTACGATGAGTCCTTCGATGATATGGACCGCACGCTGGACGAGTGGAAAC GTGTCACATATAAAGAAGTGCTCAGCTTCAAGCCTCCCCTGCAGTTGGGGACCAAGGTCTCCAAGGAGACGGCTCTGTGA